The DNA window TATCCGGGTATTTTAACGATCTGGTTACTTACGGTACTTTTAACACAGGATTAGGAATTGTAAAAACCGACATAAAATTCAGTTCGGATAAATCTAAAGGAAGTTATAATTACTCGGGAGTTATAAAGACTAATGAGTTTAATCTTGGCAGACTTCTAGACAATGAAGATAAATTTGGGAAGACATCTTTAAATTTAGATATTAAAGGAAACTATATCAAAGGTTTAAAGCCAACCGTTTCAATGAAAGGATTAATTGCTTTATTGGAATATAACGGCTATGAATATAAAAACATTAAGCTCGACGGTTTATATAAAAACGGAGGATTTGACGGTAAAGCAGCGATGAACGATGACAATGGAAACGTCTTTATAAATGGTCGTTTTAATCTATCTCAGAAGGTTCCTACATTTAATCTTCACGCAGACATCCAGAATGTACGTCCAAACAATCTTCACCTGACAAACAAATACAAGGATGCAGAATTCTCATTGAGTGTTGATGCAAACTTTACCGGACACTCAATCGATGATATGATAGGAGAAATCAACGTGGATAGTTTTGCCTTTGTCAGCCCTGAAAAAAATTACTTTATGAGCAATCTAAATATTGCTGCCAAAAGAATTAACGGAAAGAAAAGTCTGGAACTGAATTCAGAATTCATAAAAGCAAAGGTTGAAGGTAACTATTCATACCAAACTATTCCTGTGAGCATAATGAAGACTGTAGAAAGATACATTCCATCCCTGCTTACCGTAAACAAGAAATACAAAGAACCTCATAACGATTTTAATTTTGATATTCAGATTTACAATACAGATATTCTGCAAACTGTTTTTGATATTCCTTTAAATGTGTACAAACACAGTTCTATTAAAGGTTATTTTAATGACAATGACAGAAAATTGAAAATAGATGGATATTTCCCGGGAATACAATATAAGAACAACTACATTGAATCCGGAATTATCCTTTGTGAAAATGCAGAAGATCAGTTTAAGTGTCAGGTTAGAGCTAGCAAAAGGATGAAGAACTCTACTGTCAACTTAGCACTGGTAGCTTTGGCTCAGAACGATAAAGTTCATACAGCAATTAACTGGGGAAATAATGCAGCTCAAACCTATAGCGGTAATTTCTCAGCTATTACCAACTTCTTTAAAACCGCCGGAGAAAAGCCTATTCTACAAGCCAAGATTGATATACAGCCAACAGAAGTTATCCTGAACGATACAGTATGGAACATACATCCTTCACACATAGAACTAGATTCTGGACGAGTGTATGTAGATAATTTCCTATTCAAGCATAAAGATCAGTACCTGCGTATCAATGGTAAAGCTACCAGGAATGCCAATGACACAGTAAAAGTAGAACTGAAAGATATCGGCATTGGCTATATTTTTCAGCTTGTAAATTTAAAATCGGTTGATCTCAACGGAAAAGCTACTGGTATGGCATATGCCAGTGGAGTAATGAAAAACCCGGAGCTGAATACAGATCTTTTCGTAAAAGACTTCTCTTTCAATAAGGGGGTAATTGGTGATATGAATATCCACGGTGAATGGGATAATAAATCTAATAACGGAGTTCTTGTTGAAGCAAAAATTCAAGAGCCAAACCTATCCGAGACTAATGTGAAAGGATATATTTCACCTCAAAAGAAAGGACTTGATTTACATTTCGATGCTCACAACACCAATGTGGCATTCCTGCAAGAATACCTGAAAAGCATTGCCTCTAATATCAAAGGCCGTGCTTCGGGAAATGTGAGATTATTCGGACTGTTTAATGCACTGAATCTGGAAGGTAATGTCTTTGCCGATGCTTCTTTCAAGGTTAATATTCTGAATGCCAACTATGCATTTAAAGATTCAGTTAAGATTACTCCTACCGAGTTTTCCGGTAAGAATATAAAGATTCACGATTTGGAAGGACATAACGGGACTGCTACTGTATCTGTACACCACGAGCATTTCAAAAACATGAATTACCGTTTGCAGGTAGATGTAAATAACATGTTGGTATACAACACCAAAGAGACGCCTGATTTACCATTCTATGGTACTGTATACGGCACAGGTAATGCCTCATTAGCAGGAGATAGCAATGGAATTAACATTGATGTTGCTATGAAGACAAACAGAAATACGAACTTCGTTTATATGTTGGCTACAACAACTTCGGCGGTTAATAATCAGTTTGTTACATTCGTTGATAAGACTCCAAAACGTAAAATTGAAGAAGATTCCACAGTAGTTGCTGATTATTTCCTTCAAAACATGGTGAAAGAGGCAGCAACCTCTTCATCTGATGTTCACTTGAATATGTCAATAGATGCTACACCAGATGCAACTATGAAGATTATTGTCGACCCTATTGCAAACGACTATATCATTGGTAAAGGATCGGGAAATATGCGAATGGAATACTACAACAAGGGTGATATAAAAATGTTTGGCAACTACACGATAGATCACGGTACATACAAATTCAGTCTGCAGGAGATTATTCGTAAAGACTTTACTATTAACTCGGGTAGTACCATTACCTTTAACGGAGATCCGTTGAATGCAAATCTTGATTTAAAGGCCAAATACACTGTAAATTCAGTATCTTTAAGTGATCTAGGCTCAGAAGTTCCCGAAGATCTTAAAAAATCAAACGTGAAGGTGAACTGTTTAATGGATATCAGTGGCAATATGCTGCATCCTACAGTGAAACTTGGCATTGAATTGCCAAATGAGAGTGAAGAGAAACAACGCATTGTGCAGAACGTTATCAGTACTGAAGACCAGATAAACATGCAAACGCTCTACTTATTGGGTATTGGTAAATTCTATACTCCGGATTATGCAACAGTTTCTCAGAACTCAAATGCAATGACTTCGGTATTATCTTCTACCCTTTCCGGACAGCTTAATAATATGTTGTCTCAGGTAATCAATAGTAGCAACTGGAATATTGGCGTTAATGGTAGCACAGGAACCAATGGGTGGACTGATATGGAATTCGAAGGAATGCTTTCCGGACAACTTCTGAATAACCGTCTGCTGATTAACGGTAACTTCGGGTATCGTGATAATCCTACTGTTACAACCAATTTTGTAGGGAACTTCGATCTGGAATATCTGCTTACTAACGAGATTCGTATGAAAGCTTACAACCAGTCGAACGACCGTTATTATACACGTACCACATTAAATACTCAGGGACTTGGTATCATGTATAAAAAGGATTTTGATACATGGAACGATTTATTGCCATGGAACCGTAAAAAGAAAAAAAGTACTGTTCTGCCTAATGACTCCATTCCTCCTGAACCACAACCAAAGGCTGTTCCTAAGTCGAAAGAAAAACGGGAACGAGAATAGATAGAAACAAAAAACAGAATCCAGATACAATTTTAAGTTTGTCTGGATTCTGTTTTTTAATTTGTAGAATATAGTGCCAACAGAGAAAACGGCTTTAAACCAATAATAGAGATAAACCAATTAAAAGTGATCTAATATTGAAAAAGATGACTTATTGAAAGAGATAGATTATTGAAATAACTTTTCCTGGTTTAACAACTATAGAGGTATCTACTAAAACGATGAACTTGCATTTACTGACATTCATATTTTTAAAGCATTTACAAGGAAGGCTCTGCCAAAACAATGACCTTGCATCCTTTTCAGCAGAGGAAATGGTTAAACTCACAAACATCTTCCCCTTCTCTGAAAAAACATTCAATCTAAAATTCAATCAGTTGCATTTAACACTTGAATTTAGGATTAAAGAACTGTTTTAATCATTAAAAGCATTCAATGCAACCGTAGGTTTACCACTGTTATCAAAAGCCCCCAGACTATAATTTTTCCAACCTCCATAAGCTTCAGGTTCCCAATAGAAAACCCCTATTCCTTTATTATTGCTTACCGATTTCGTTTTAGCTATAATATCCTTAAGAAAAGAATTACATGCAGTAGAAGAATCCCAGCTCATACCAACTTCGCAAACCATAACCTCCGAGCCATATCTGGCAACCATATCATTCATATTAATAAGGCACTGATCATTCATCGCAGACCAGTTTGTTGCCGAAGGATAAAGAGACATTCCTATCACATCCCATTTTCCTCCATTATTCTTCAAGCCGTCAAACAGCCAGCGAAATAATGAGTTATCATTTCCATTCTGAAGATGAATAATAACCTTGGCATTCGGGAATACAGATTTCACAGCATCGTATCCAGCGTTTGACAACTCTGCATAATTCTTCATATTTACTGAAGCTTTACCATCTTCCCACAACATACCATTCCCTGTTTCATTACCAACTTGCACCCATTCAGGAGTAATGCTGTTGGACTTCAGTTCGTTGAGTACATCTTTTGTATGATCGGCAACAGCAGTTTTCAGTTCACTAAGGTTATAACTTGTCCAGGCAGCCGGCTTGGTTTGTTTTCCCGGATCTGCCCAGGAATCACTGTAATGGAAATCAATCATTATACGCATATTCAGGCTCTTCGCCCGCTTAGCCTTTATCAGTAAATCTGCCTTATTACACCATCCGTCAGAAGGATTTACCCACACGCGTAATCTCAAAGCATTCATACCAAGACTTTTGAGCAAGGCCATTCCTTCCATAGCAGTGCCCGAAGCATTATAAAATTTCTTACCTGAAGCTTCCATTTCGGTAATCCAGCTCACATCGGCTCCTTTGGCAAAAGTGCCGATTTCGGGAGTAACAACTACTTCCTCGTTATCTTCCTTTGATCCGCAAGAGCTGGCGCTAAAGAATAAAAGAAATAATACAATGATTGATTTAATGTTTTTCATAAGTAATATATAGTTTTATAGATAGAACATAGGTACAAAAATAGAGTATTATATCAAACTTGTTTCAATATAGAAACAGAACTTATAATACAAAAAGTAACTATTTGAATAGAAAAAGGACAAGTATATTGTTTAAAAGTAGCTGTACATATTCCACGTATAATTATCAAGAAATGAATATTTCATTTCTTTAAGATTTAAAATTGCAAATAATAAATACTCTTATTCTAATTTCCCTTTCTTATATTTATATTAAAAGTCGGCGTTTTGTAGTCTTCTGGTAAATGTTCTGCAGGAATAGAAGATTGATTTCCATCTCTCAAAGCTCTATAATGAGGTGACATTATTTCGATACCTCTCTCATTGAAAACATCCTGTATATTTTGACGAAGATCTGAATATATAACGGCTTGCTTATTTGGCTCATTAATATACGCGTTTATTTCATAAGAGACATAAAAATCATCTAAACTTGTTTGCAATACAAATGGCTTAGGATCATGTAAAACAAATTCCGTTCTTAGAGATGCATCAATCAACGCCTGATGAACATCTTTCCATGGGACATCATACCCAATTGTAACTGTTGTGTAAATAATAAGTCCATTATTAACAGCATCGCGATTATAATTAATGGTGTGGCTTGCCATTACAATTGAATTGGGAATAGATATTATTTCATTTTTAATGGTTCTTATTCTTGTTACTAATAACGACTTCTCAATTACATCGCCTACTATTTCACCAATCTTCACCCTATCGCCAATAGTAAATAACCGCATATAAGTAATTACAAATCCAGCAACAATATTTGAAATAGAGCCACTTGATCCAAATGTAAAGAGAAATCCTAAAAAGACAGAAACACCCTGAAAAATATGTGAATCACTTCCCGGAAGATAAGGAAAAATAGCAACTAACATAAAAGCATAAATAAGTATCCGGATAATTTGATAAGTGGGATTTGCCCATTCCGGATAGAATGACGGCAATCGCAGATTTTCCTTTTCTATTTCTGTTTTCAGAAAATGAAAACCTTTCAGTATATAATGAAAAACAACAACAATAACAATAACTGTTATCAAATTAGGAAGATAATTCCAGAACCCTGTTGCTATTTTCTTTATGGGATTAACAATATAAAAGAAGAGAATATTAGCAAGATTTTCAGTCCATGGAAAAATGCTAAAAAGTATTGTCAAAGCAATATAAATTATCAATAAATAGATAAACCATTTAAAGATATTATTAATTGAAACAAGAATCCGGACTTGGCGGTCGGCGTCAAGCAAAGTATAATTCTTAATTTTTATTCCACTTACAATTTTACCTTTTTGCTTTATAATCTGAATAAAAGTCCACTTAAATAATTTACCGGAATAGAGAAGCCCTCCTCCCATTATTAAAAACACAAGTATTGCTAATCCTATGTTCTTTGCCAAAACGGGGAAACTTACTTCATCATTATGATGCATTACGGCGTTTCCTATTATTTCTTTATATTTATTTGCCAGTAGTTGTTTTGTAGAGTTATTCCATATAGCATCATTTTCTGTAACACTCATAATAATTTTATCACCATAAAACAAATCAACAGATGTTTCTGCATCGATTAATTTTAAAGAATCGGGCATAAAATTAAAAATATCACTTAAACCGTAGATCCTATTACTTACAGCTTTAGCTCTTTCTGCAGCAGTAAAACTACCTATTTTGCTATATATAATAAATAGAGTGTCTTTAAAAAAGCCCATCACCGGGTAGCCTTTAGCTGTGTGCTTCATTAAATCAATTTGTGCTTTTTTTTGAGCGAGTCTGTCTTTTTCTCTATTATTAAGTGCCTGAAGTTGTTTTTGGAGTTCCTCCTTTTTAAGATTATCCATTGTCTTTAAAGACTTTAGTTGCGCCTCTAAGTCTTTTCTTTGCACTGAATCGAGAATGCGTTGTTGCTCTATTTTAGCCAGTTTATTTTGATAATCATGCAATATTGCAGTATTTGAGGAGTCCTCTTTCTGCATTACAATATTATCTTGTGCCCTTAGAATTGAGGACGTACAAATAAAGAAAGAACAAACAAGTACAATTTTTATATTTTCTATAATCTTATTCATCGTCTACATCTGTTTTACTTTAACCAAATTGTTCAATACTCAAAAATATGCAAAATTAAATACAATTAGTTAACAATATAAGAAAAAATTTAATTCAGCTAAATATTCTCTTAAATGCAACAATGCCTTCCTGCAAAATACATCCATAAAAATGCAATTTGTAAGAAGGCATCGAAATAAAAACTTAGGCTTAGTACTTAAAAGGAGTTCCCTTTAAGTAGACTCTATAATCCTTAATCATTCCCGGACAACCTTTTTCTGCTCGTGGCAGATATCTGAAGCCTGTAACTACTGCATCCTTTCCAAGATCTATCACAACCTGATGAGGATAAGCTGCATTGTCTACCGCACTCCAGAATGTAGATTCCTGAAGATCGAAGATCTTGTCGGCTGTACGGTTACCGCTTCTGGTTTCTTCACTGTCGGCATAAAGGATCTTCCAGTTTTCACGGGATAGTGGCTGACCGTCGGCTCCCAATACGTGAAGCTCTGCAACAGAAGCTATATTGCTGCCATCGAAAGAGGATAATCCTTCCAGACAGAAATAGCGTCCTTGTACTTGCTTGTCGAACTTCACTTCCTGCCAACCATTACGAAGTGTAAATGCGCCTTGCGCTACAGCTGTTTCGTTTTGAAGTTCTAACTTCTGACCACTCTTACGGTGGGTTTCAGGAGCTTTTTCACGAAGCATATCCAGGATTGGCTTTTTCAAACCTTTCACTATGGCTTGCTGAGGACCTTTCAGGTCGAGAACAATAATCTCGTTCTCACCCTTCTTCAGCCAGCAGCCGGGCATGTAAAGTGTTTGCTGTGGACCGATCTCCCAGATTCTACCCATGGCATGTCCGTTTACCCAAACCATACCTTTACCCCAAGTCTGCATATCAAGGAAGGTATCCCCTGTTTCTTTCAAATTGAAGGTTGCACGGTAATAGGCAGGCATAGTCTGTTTGCCTTTTGCTGTATATTTCTTATTCTGAACAAATTTGTAATCAACCGGGAAGTTGTAGACTGTCCAGTTTTTCAAGTTAACGGCATTGCCATTTAAAAGTAGCTCTACCTTTTCGGTAATACCTTTACGATCGTGGATAGATTTATCGAAGTTTACACGTCCCATGGCTTCTACCAGGATATCCAGTCTGGCACCGGCTTTCAAGGCAGGAAGTGTAACGCTGTTTTCTCCGTGACGGCGATCCAGACGACCAATCAGTTTTCCATTGACAAAGATCTGAGCCCAGTCGTGCATTTCAGTAATCAGCAAGGTTGTTCCAGCTTTTACCTGAGGTAAAGTTGTGCGGTACAGAATAGTTCCCCATCCCTGATTGAACTGTTCCATTGGTTTGATATCCACACTATTTTTAGGAGCAGGAAGGTTGGCAAACAAAGGAGCAGCTGCTTCGAACTTGATTGCCGGAATTTCGATAACCGGATAGGCTGCAGGTACTTCAACAAGCTTTTCTCCAGGAGCTACATATTTGGAAAGAAGTTCACGTAACTGCCAGAACTTAGGTGTTGTCCATCCGGCTTCACTGATTGGAGCATCGTAATCATAAGAACTACACATGGCTGAGTATGCCGGATTGTTGGCACCTCCCCAATGACCGAAGGTGGTTCCTCCGTGAGTCATGTACAGACTGAAAGATATATTCTGATCGAGCATATCCTTTAGGCCGGCAACCATCGTTGCTCCGTCACGAGTCTCGTGCTTGCGTCCCCAGTGATCGAACCATCCCGACCAGAACTCACTACACATCAGTGGAGATTCCGGGCGAAGACTTTTCAGTTTCTTGAACTGACTCTCAATATTGGCACCAGTACCAAAGTTTACAGTCCACAACAAATCGTCCAATGCATTATTGGTAAAGTTAGAACTCCAGTCGCACTGAAAAAGCGGAACTTCGGTAAAGCCCGATTCACGAACGATATCTCTGATTGCACTTACATAAGGCTTGTCTGTGCCATAAGAACCATATTCGTTTTCTACCTGAACCATGATGATATTACCACCACGGGTAATCTGCAGATCAGCCAGTTGCTTGCCAATTTCCTTCATAAACTTGCGCACACGCTCCATGTAATAAGTATCAAGCGTACGAAGCTTTACGTCCTTCTTAAGCAACCACCAGGGCAGTCCGCCCATTTCCCACTCAGCACATACATACGGACCAGGGCGAACAATAACGTACATACCATGTTTCTGAGCCAGACGGCAGAAACGGGCTATATCTTTGTTGCCTGTAAAGTCAAACTCATCGGGATTCTGTTCGTGCAGATTCCAGAACACATACAGACAAAGGGTATTCATGCCAAGCGATTTACACATCTCAATGCGTTGCTCCCAATAAGCATCGGGAATACGCGGATAGTGTATCTCTGCCGCTTTAATAACAAAAGGCTTGTCGTTCAGCAGGAATGTGTTCTTGCCTGCTTTGAATGTTCCTCCTGCCGGCTGCGTCTGCGCGCTAGAACAGGCAGCCATGCTAAAAATCAACGTAAACAATAGGGATCTAAATAAATAATTCATACTATTAAATTAAATGTTCGTTTTATTATAGTGGGTATTACCCAACAACTTCTATTTTACTTCTGCCATTCACCGTTTTTTCTACCCTGACCTGCGTGGCAATATGTTCGTTCATCTCACTAACATGAGAGATTACACCAATTTTCCGACCTTGTGTCTGAAGTCGCTCAAGAGCATCCATGGCAACACCCAATGTTTCTGCATCCAGAGAGCCAAAGCCTTCATCGATAAACAAAGACTCCACCTTCATCCTATTCGATGACAGCGACGATAGTCCCAAAGCCAATGCCAGAGAGACCAAAAACGATTCTCCACCCGAAAGTGTATGCACACTTCTTATCTCGCCAAGCATATCCAAGTCGATAACTTCCAATCCCAATGTCTCGGGAATCCGTTTCAGTTCGTAACGCTTGGAAAGTTCCTGCAGATGCTTATTGGCGTAAGTAAGCAGCACATCGAGCGTGTAACCCTGAGCAATCTCCTTAAATTTAGAGCCGGAAGCCGATCCAAAGAGCTGATTAAGCTTCTTCCAGTTCTCGGCCAATGCCTCCTTTACAGGAAGTTCTTTCTCAATCTTCTTCACCTTTTCCTTGCCCTGCTTATGATTGGCAAAGGTTGCATCAATCGCAGCATCCCGCTTCAGCATAGCATCCAGTTGGGTGTTTGCATCCTGTAATTGAGTCTGCAGGTTATCCATTGATTCTTCTTCACCCTGCGGACGAACTTCGGCCGACTGATGTTGTTCCAGCTTCTTTTTACGTTCATTCAACGTAGCACTGATTGTAATTTCATTCTTCTTCAGCTGATCGAGAGCCCTCTTCTCATTAGTTAGCCATGTACTATCCTTCTGCAGGAGTTCGGCTAACAGTTCCAATGTAATTGCCCCATTCTTTTGTGCAATCCACTCTCCTACACTGTTTTGCAATATTTTGTTGCGCTCATCCAAGCGTTCAAGCATGACTGTAACCTCCTTGATTCCACCTTTCAGACTCTCGCTGTTTGCATTCAGCTTATTCAGCTCTTCACTCAATTTTCTGAATTCCTCTTCAACGCCCCTTTTCTTTTTTTGGAAAGCACCGGCCACCTCATCAGCCTTTTTTCCGTCCAGCAGTTTTTTCCTTTCAGCTGCCAGATCGTTATATTCAGTGCGATAATCAGCCAGCTTCTTAGTCTTTTCTTCCTCTCCCTTAATAGCCTCTTCCAAATTCTTTTTTTCTCCTGTAAGAGCCGTTTGCAGGTTTATACTCTTATCTTTTATCTGATTCAGTTCTACCTGATTATTAGACCATTCAGCTGCTAGCTTTTGAAGCTTTACTTGAAGCGTGCCTTGTTCAAAATCAGCTTTCCATGCGGGCAGAGCGACAAGATAAGAATCGGCATCGGCAAAGGCATCCTTGTATTGCTGAGTGTAGCTCTCAACCATCGTTGCAAGGCGGGTAATCTCCTTATTTGATTCCTCAATACCAGCGTTCAGCTCTTCCAATTGCTTCTTTACACTCTCTTTGGCACGGTTCAGTTCTACCTCTTCCAGATTAGCTTCACTGCTGACACCTTCTACACGCAACGGATGATGCAGACTCCCGCACACCGGACAAGCTACTCCGTCCGACAGTTTCTCGCGTAATGCAAGAATCTCTGCTGGCAACAGTTTATCCAGTCTTTCGGCCTCCTTTTGAAGGACTTCCAGCTTCTTTTTATCACCCTCCAGCACTTCCTTACGGCTTTTGAGTGTCTTTTCACTATTGATCGACTGCTTCATTGACGTTTGAGCCGTATTCAACAAGCTTAAAATCAGCTCTGTACGAGGAATTAGTTCCTTGTAGATACTTTGTGCTTCAAACCAGCTATCGAGTTCCTTTGCCCTTTTTAGCTCATTATCCAACAGCTTCTGAGTGGAAGCTAGTTTGCTTTCTGTTCGCTCTTTCAGAGCCTTGGAAGCATCAAATTCCTTCTTTGCCTGAACGCCATTGCGAGTAACCACCTCCAACTTAGCATCCAGTTCACGGGCACGAAGAATCTCCGGTTCAGCCTTCTCAAAGTCCTCATTTACCTTCAGTTGTTTAGCTTCACAAACTTTCAGATTCTCCCTGGCAATAGCAAGTAACTCAGCATTCTTCTTTTCGTCCTGAAGCTTTGTCTGCAGACTATTCCGATATGCAACACATTGCTTCTGAGAGTTCTGCAATTCGTTATACACATCGCGAATCTCCTGCACTTCATCCACCCTTGCCACATAATCGTATCTAGGTTTAGCTGCTTCAATAGCCGTTTTAGCCTCCCCAAGGAGAGTCTGTGCCTGCGATACTTCCTTAATAAGCTCCTGCTCCTGCTTAATCCAGCCAATCTTTTGGTTCAGAATTTCAGCACTCTTCTTTATCACTCCGGAACTTTCGGTAATCTGTTTTCGCTCCAGTTCCAAAGCCTCTATCTGCTCTTCCGTGAGCAATTCAATTCCTTTAATCTTATCTTTCAGCGCATTGAGTTCAGCATCCGCTTCCTGCGTTTTCCGATAAATAGACTGCGAGATACGCGAATAAACATTGGTACCCGTCAGTTTCTCGAGCAGCTCAGCCTTTTCTGTTGATTTCGCTTTCAGAAACGTGGCAAAATCTCCCTGAGCCAGTAACACGGCGCGGGTAAACTGATCGAACGTAAGACCAATGAGATCTACTATCTGTTTCAACAGCTCCGTCTTGGTGCCCTGTTCCTCCACTGTTGTTGTAAGATTGACAAGCTTGATGGAGACATTCCTCAGTCGCCCGGAGAACTTGCTTCCAGCCCGTCCCACCGTCC is part of the uncultured Bacteroides sp. genome and encodes:
- a CDS encoding AAA family ATPase, which produces MKILAIRGRNLASLEGDFELDFTAEPLKSAGIFAITGSTGAGKSTLLDALCLALFDTTPRLSSVTSNANIQDNKNDSITLKDSRNILRRGAVDGMAEVDFVALSGEHYRSTWTVGRAGSKFSGRLRNVSIKLVNLTTTVEEQGTKTELLKQIVDLIGLTFDQFTRAVLLAQGDFATFLKAKSTEKAELLEKLTGTNVYSRISQSIYRKTQEADAELNALKDKIKGIELLTEEQIEALELERKQITESSGVIKKSAEILNQKIGWIKQEQELIKEVSQAQTLLGEAKTAIEAAKPRYDYVARVDEVQEIRDVYNELQNSQKQCVAYRNSLQTKLQDEKKNAELLAIARENLKVCEAKQLKVNEDFEKAEPEILRARELDAKLEVVTRNGVQAKKEFDASKALKERTESKLASTQKLLDNELKRAKELDSWFEAQSIYKELIPRTELILSLLNTAQTSMKQSINSEKTLKSRKEVLEGDKKKLEVLQKEAERLDKLLPAEILALREKLSDGVACPVCGSLHHPLRVEGVSSEANLEEVELNRAKESVKKQLEELNAGIEESNKEITRLATMVESYTQQYKDAFADADSYLVALPAWKADFEQGTLQVKLQKLAAEWSNNQVELNQIKDKSINLQTALTGEKKNLEEAIKGEEEKTKKLADYRTEYNDLAAERKKLLDGKKADEVAGAFQKKKRGVEEEFRKLSEELNKLNANSESLKGGIKEVTVMLERLDERNKILQNSVGEWIAQKNGAITLELLAELLQKDSTWLTNEKRALDQLKKNEITISATLNERKKKLEQHQSAEVRPQGEEESMDNLQTQLQDANTQLDAMLKRDAAIDATFANHKQGKEKVKKIEKELPVKEALAENWKKLNQLFGSASGSKFKEIAQGYTLDVLLTYANKHLQELSKRYELKRIPETLGLEVIDLDMLGEIRSVHTLSGGESFLVSLALALGLSSLSSNRMKVESLFIDEGFGSLDAETLGVAMDALERLQTQGRKIGVISHVSEMNEHIATQVRVEKTVNGRSKIEVVG